A single window of Ischnura elegans chromosome 8, ioIscEleg1.1, whole genome shotgun sequence DNA harbors:
- the LOC124163187 gene encoding polyhomeotic-like protein 2 isoform X2, protein MMCHQGTLTGGGGGAGNQGTTPTSIAPAPPPSPQQQQVQATQVQMQQQQQGGGGGGGGNAGGGQGGGNAGGVQQQQQNVATGQNANMATMSAAAIQQTQMQQQQQQMAPPQAPTPQTLTHPHSAMHQVSEWGHGRVQVIQQPLQNPTYLQQIYNTQGQLLMPGNIALHPAGMNPAIQVIAAGKPFQPNQLAQHMITTQGKSVLQAGQAASFPGYATIPTTSNQTLVISQFLSSQPNILPAHGQGGKPGDMQKIMGGGGKSNVVSSNGMGGGGVGGGVGGAGGGVKGANNQQQQQQQQQCIVSQPQLITTQAPTTAMLGSQAQLISPIQFPWQFGQLPSGITWATSGGLQSPAALLTTNNPIFIRGAQPHDPSGQGGQGPTPTQGGVFIQSPPPQQVATHNPTIAGTPTGMQTTNNASSGTNQGNGNNQQHQAQQAQPQLTHQIHHQHHQLAMKVASVGTNAGRVGGMDGGGTANAGTGTTIQANIQPKTSVANTVLPPRMPNILRPASSVSTQTGSSGGPGGLGMGQLQMQKGIVRPPNGKVRIKPTMNRASPAPSMKADAANQTKPQPISPANMQHQTQQQQQLAAVAAQVSVSNRMILTSAPTNGAPLLPDKGQQLTLQAVKTFTSSSASTTSTTTSTSTSCSPAPAMQMPLGHPTAVLLPHPSLQAQLMGQATGCPPSPSGNANGPTVSVSSPMRPLAAPTPSGIVTSMPVSMSMAAPPSSPSHQLHQVNAMQHQMMPSMVTMVAAAPSPNQGMQNVQGSSPPVSVVTSSTSMGQPGPVTLSMVTGTPAGMVNSQVASKEETGTSSSQVDVSVGSVGDGGNPVMVVSEERRNGEASPAPGITPMEGVVETGIAPSQTPEDVNGEKEKGINGVAEASVGNTSVSMESASTGEEGSTAKGDSMPVGSSSLANGVASSGTGTLTGMVVGTSRDSHKLPPPKALVKPQVLTHVIEGFVIQEASEPFAVNRSSLLSEMAQPSLKASNQMMPNHNGTPQGAQEKENNQHHLMSNHVHATQTSNESEEPPKKKLMQDVQVQPAAKLPADLAKCEFCGKVDLRSKFKKSKRFCTLACAKRFNVGCSKRSGLYKPEESPSKKGAAPVSAVNSVPVGVSSVPPKDQQGKQDWQKSKNQEWSGNQVPVKPDGSRLCPTTVSAQEENSHTTDNETNDSSGAESSSMSPSEVGQGQESTSARTSGLAAGDPSDDNANSEALSSGTQQNATPSTPPQPRINPIKWTVSDVCEFIRNLPGCSDYAEDFAIQEIDGQALLLLKEDHLMTAMSMKLGPALKICARIDTMRGDMKEK, encoded by the exons ATGATGTGTCATCAGGGAACTCTAACTGGAGGCGGTGGTGGTGCAGGTAACCAGGGCACCACTCCCACGTCGATTGCACCTGCGCCGCCGCCATCACCACAACAGCAGCAGGTGCAGGCCACCCAAGTCCAG ATGCAGCAACAACAGcaaggaggggggggagggggtggcggTAATGCTGGCGGTGGTCAGGGAGGAGGAAATGCTGGTGGCGTTCAGCAACAGCAGCAGAATGTCGCCACGGGTCAGAATGCCAACATGGCCACCATGTCAGCGGCTGCAATTCAGCAGACGCAGatgcagcagcagcaacagcagaTGGCACCACCGCAAGCCCCCACACCACAAACGCTCACTCATCCGCATTCGGCGATGCATCAAGTGAGCGAATGGGGACATGGAAGG GTACAAGTAATCCAGCAACCTTTGCAAAATCCTACATACCTGCAGCAAATTTACAACACACAAGGACAGCTTTTAATGCCGGGAAACATTGCTCTTCATCCAGCTGGAATGAATCCTGCAATTCAG GTGATCGCTGCTGGCAAGCCTTTTCAACCCAATCAGCTGGCTCAGCATATGATTACAACTCAAGGAAAGTCAGTGCTCCAAGCTGGTCAAGCAG CATCCTTCCCGGGATATGCAACAATTCCTACCACGAGCAATCAGACTTTGGTCATCAGCCAGTTCCTCAGCAGTCAGCCAAATATCCTTCCAGCTCACGGTCAAGGGGGGAAACCAGGAGATATGCAAAAG ATAATGGGTGGGGGTGGGAAGTCAAATGTGGTATCATCCAATGGAATGGGTGGAGGTGGTGTTGGTGGTGGTGTGGGAGGCGCTGGTGGTGGCGTCAAAGGCGCAAACAaccagcagcagcaacagcaacaaCAGCAGTGCATTGTATCACAGCCCCAGCTCATCACTACGCAAGCCCCGACGACTGCCATGTTAGGCAGTCAAGCTCAACTTATTAGCCCTATTCAG TTTCCGTGGCAGTTTGGGCAACTGCCCTCGGGCATCACGTGGGCCACGTCTGGAGGCTTGCAGTCACCAGCTGCTCTGCTGACCACCAATAATCCGATCTTTATCCGTGGCGCTCAGCCGCATGATCCTAGTGGACAAGGAGGACAGGGGCCAACGCCAACCCAGGGAGGAGTCTTCATCCAAAGCCCACCTCCCCAGCAGGTGGCCACTCATAATC CCACCATTGCCGGAACTCCAACGGGAATGCAAACCACAAACAATGCCAGTTCAGGGACAAATCAAGGCAATGGGAACAATCAGCAACACCAGGCCCAGCAAGCGCAGCCACAATTGACCCACCAAATCCATCATCAACACCACCAGCTGGCTATGAAG GTTGCGTCCGTTGGGACGAACGCAGGTCGTGTGGGAGGAATGGATGGAGGTGGTACAGCAAATGCTGGAACGGGAACGACAATCCAGGCGAACATACAACCAAAGACTTCAGTGGCAAACACTGTGCTGCCCCCTCGAATGCCTAATATTCTGCGCCCAGCCAGTTCCGTGTCCACGCAAACTGGCTCCAGCGGTGGACCGGGCGGTCTTGGAATGGGGCAGCTCCAAATGCAGAAAGGCATTGTAAGGCCCCCTAAT GGCAAAGTACGGATTAAGCCAACGATGAACAGGGCATCTCCTGCTCCCAGTATGAAAGCTGATGCTGCCAACCAAACCAAACCTCAACCCATCAGCCCTGCCAACATGCAGCACCAGACTCAGCAGCAACAGCAACTTGCTGCTGTGGCAGCTCAAGTGTCTGTCTCAAA TCGCATGATCCTTACCAGTGCTCCCACCAACGGTGCTCCACTTCTGCCGGACAAGGGGCAACAGCTCACCCTCCAGGCCGTCAAGACGTTCACCTCATCTTCGGCCTCAACTACGTCCACGACCACCTCGACTTCGACGTCGTGTTCGCCTGCCCCCGCCATGCAAATGCCCCTCGGACATCCCACTGCCGTTCTCCTCCCCCACCCATCCCTGCAGGCTCAGCTCATGGGGCAAGCAACGGGGTGCCCTCCCTCCCCTTCCGGCAATGCCAACGGCCCCACCGTGTCAGTGTCGTCCCCCATGAGGCCCCTCGCTGCTCCCACCCCCAGCGGTATTGTTACCTCCATGCCAGTCAGCATGTCAATGGCAGCCCCTCCGTCGTCCCCATCGCACCAATTGCACCAGGTGAACGCCATGCAGCACCAGATGATGCCTTCGATGGTCACCATGGTGGCTGCTGCCCCCTCCCCCAACCAGGGCATGCAAAATGTCCAGGGTTCTTCGCCCCCAGTGTCAGTGGTGACCTCTTCGACTAGCATGGGTCAACCGGGGCCAGTCACCCTTTCCATGGTCACGGGCACGCCCGCGGGCATGGTGAACAGTCAGGTGGCCAGCAAGGAGGAGACGGGCACGTCGTCGTCTCAGGTGGACGTGTCGGTGGGCAGTGTTGGGGATGGTGGTAATCCTGTGATGGTGGTGTCTGAAGAGAGGAGGAATGGTGAGGCAAGCCCTGCACCTGGCATAACGCCCATGGAGGGAGTGGTGGAGACTGGGATCGCTCCTTCACAAACTCCTGAAG ATGTGAATggtgagaaggagaaagggatCAATGGTGTGGCTGAGGCATCAGTTGGAAATACCTCTGTGTCAATGGAGAGTGCAAGCACTGGAGAAGAAGGTAGCACAGCTAAGGGAGATAGCATGCCTGTTGGCTCGTCAAGTTTAGCGAATGGAGTGGCCAGCAGTGGCACTGGAACCCTAACCGGAATGGTCGTCGGAACATCAAGAGATTCACATAAGTTACCCCCACCCAAAGCATTGGTTAAACCTCAAGTACTCACCCATGTCATTGAAGGCTTCGTCATTCAAGAAG catCAGAGCCATTTGCAGTGAACCGCTCGTCATTACTTAGCGAAATGGCTCAACCATCTTTGAAAGCCAGCAATCAGATGATGCCAAACCACAATGGTACTCCACAAGGTGCTCAGGAAAAAGAGAACAATCAGCATCACCTCATGTCCAACCATGTACACGCAACGCAAACATCAAACGAATCTGAAGAGCCTCCTA AGAAAAAGCTGATGCAAGACGTTCAAGTTCAGCCAGCTGCCAAGCTTCCAGCTGATTTGGCTaagtgtgaattttgtggaaaggTGGATCTGCGGTCAAAGTTCAAGAAATCAAAGAGATTCTGCACTTTGGCTTGTGCCAAAAG GTTCAACGTTGGTTGCAGCAAACGTTCGGGCCTCTACAAACCGGAAGAATCACCATCCAAAAAGGGGGCAGCTCCTGTTTCTGCCGTCAACTCAGTACCCGTCGGAGTCAGTTCAGTCCCTCCCAAGGACCAACAAGGAAAGCAAGACTGGCAGAAATCCAAGAACCAGGAATGG tcTGGTAACCAAGTACCTGTTAAGCCAGATGGTAGCCGCTTGTGTCCAACGACTGTTTCTGCACAAGAGGAAAATAGCCACACAACGGACAATGAGACAAACGACTCGTCTGGGGCGGAGTCATCTTCAATGTCACCCTCAGAAGTTGGCCAAGGGCAGGAATCGACGTCTGCGCGCACGTCTGGTCTGGCTGCTGGTGATCCATCGGATGACAATGCCAACTCTGAAGCATTGTCCTCTGGTACTCAGCAGAATGCAACGCCAAGTACGCCACCACAGCCACGCATAAACCCAATCAAATGGACG GTTTCAGATGTCTGTGAATTCATCAGAAATTTGCCGGGCTGCTCAGACTATGCAGAGGACTTTGCAATACAGGAGATTGATGGCCAGGCTCTTCTACTGCTAAAGGAAGACCATCTTATGACAGCTATGTCTATGAAGTTGGGGCCAGCCCTCAAAATATGTGCACGCATAGACACTATGCGAGGGGACATGAAGGAGAAGTGA
- the LOC124163187 gene encoding polyhomeotic-like protein 2 isoform X5 → MMCHQGTLTGGGGGAGNQGTTPTSIAPAPPPSPQQQQVQATQVQMQQQQQGGGGGGGGNAGGGQGGGNAGGVQQQQQNVATGQNANMATMSAAAIQQTQMQQQQQQMAPPQAPTPQTLTHPHSAMHQVSEWGHGRVQVIQQPLQNPTYLQQIYNTQGQLLMPGNIALHPAGMNPAIQVIAAGKPFQPNQLAQHMITTQGKSVLQAGQAASFPGYATIPTTSNQTLVISQFLSSQPNILPAHGQGGKPGDMQKIMGGGGKSNVVSSNGMGGGGVGGGVGGAGGGVKGANNQQQQQQQQQCIVSQPQLITTQAPTTAMLGSQAQLISPIQFPWQFGQLPSGITWATSGGLQSPAALLTTNNPIFIRGAQPHDPSGQGGQGPTPTQGGVFIQSPPPQQVATHNPTIAGTPTGMQTTNNASSGTNQGNGNNQQHQAQQAQPQLTHQIHHQHHQLAMKVASVGTNAGRVGGMDGGGTANAGTGTTIQANIQPKTSVANTVLPPRMPNILRPASSVSTQTGSSGGPGGLGMGQLQMQKGIVRPPNQGKVRIKPTMNRASPAPSMKADAANQTKPQPISPANMQHQTQQQQQLAAVAAQVSVSNRMILTSAPTNGAPLLPDKGQQLTLQAVKTFTSSSASTTSTTTSTSTSCSPAPAMQMPLGHPTAVLLPHPSLQAQLMGQATGCPPSPSGNANGPTVSVSSPMRPLAAPTPSGIVTSMPVSMSMAAPPSSPSHQLHQVNAMQHQMMPSMVTMVAAAPSPNQGMQNVQGSSPPVSVVTSSTSMGQPGPVTLSMVTGTPAGMVNSQVASKEETGTSSSQVDVSVGSVGDGGNPVMVVSEERRNGEASPAPGITPMEGVVETGIAPSQTPEDVNGEKEKGINGVAEASVGNTSVSMESASTGEEGSTAKGDSMPVGSSSLANGVASSGTGTLTGMVVGTSRDSHKLPPPKALVKPQVLTHVIEGFVIQEASEPFAVNRSSLLSEMAQPSLKASNQMMPNHNGTPQGAQEKENNQHHLMSNHVHATQTSNESEEPPKKKLMQDVQVQPAAKLPADLAKCEFCGKVDLRSKFKKSKRFCTLACAKSKRSGLYKPEESPSKKGAAPVSAVNSVPVGVSSVPPKDQQGKQDWQKSKNQEWSGNQVPVKPDGSRLCPTTVSAQEENSHTTDNETNDSSGAESSSMSPSEVGQGQESTSARTSGLAAGDPSDDNANSEALSSGTQQNATPSTPPQPRINPIKWTVSDVCEFIRNLPGCSDYAEDFAIQEIDGQALLLLKEDHLMTAMSMKLGPALKICARIDTMRGDMKEK, encoded by the exons ATGATGTGTCATCAGGGAACTCTAACTGGAGGCGGTGGTGGTGCAGGTAACCAGGGCACCACTCCCACGTCGATTGCACCTGCGCCGCCGCCATCACCACAACAGCAGCAGGTGCAGGCCACCCAAGTCCAG ATGCAGCAACAACAGcaaggaggggggggagggggtggcggTAATGCTGGCGGTGGTCAGGGAGGAGGAAATGCTGGTGGCGTTCAGCAACAGCAGCAGAATGTCGCCACGGGTCAGAATGCCAACATGGCCACCATGTCAGCGGCTGCAATTCAGCAGACGCAGatgcagcagcagcaacagcagaTGGCACCACCGCAAGCCCCCACACCACAAACGCTCACTCATCCGCATTCGGCGATGCATCAAGTGAGCGAATGGGGACATGGAAGG GTACAAGTAATCCAGCAACCTTTGCAAAATCCTACATACCTGCAGCAAATTTACAACACACAAGGACAGCTTTTAATGCCGGGAAACATTGCTCTTCATCCAGCTGGAATGAATCCTGCAATTCAG GTGATCGCTGCTGGCAAGCCTTTTCAACCCAATCAGCTGGCTCAGCATATGATTACAACTCAAGGAAAGTCAGTGCTCCAAGCTGGTCAAGCAG CATCCTTCCCGGGATATGCAACAATTCCTACCACGAGCAATCAGACTTTGGTCATCAGCCAGTTCCTCAGCAGTCAGCCAAATATCCTTCCAGCTCACGGTCAAGGGGGGAAACCAGGAGATATGCAAAAG ATAATGGGTGGGGGTGGGAAGTCAAATGTGGTATCATCCAATGGAATGGGTGGAGGTGGTGTTGGTGGTGGTGTGGGAGGCGCTGGTGGTGGCGTCAAAGGCGCAAACAaccagcagcagcaacagcaacaaCAGCAGTGCATTGTATCACAGCCCCAGCTCATCACTACGCAAGCCCCGACGACTGCCATGTTAGGCAGTCAAGCTCAACTTATTAGCCCTATTCAG TTTCCGTGGCAGTTTGGGCAACTGCCCTCGGGCATCACGTGGGCCACGTCTGGAGGCTTGCAGTCACCAGCTGCTCTGCTGACCACCAATAATCCGATCTTTATCCGTGGCGCTCAGCCGCATGATCCTAGTGGACAAGGAGGACAGGGGCCAACGCCAACCCAGGGAGGAGTCTTCATCCAAAGCCCACCTCCCCAGCAGGTGGCCACTCATAATC CCACCATTGCCGGAACTCCAACGGGAATGCAAACCACAAACAATGCCAGTTCAGGGACAAATCAAGGCAATGGGAACAATCAGCAACACCAGGCCCAGCAAGCGCAGCCACAATTGACCCACCAAATCCATCATCAACACCACCAGCTGGCTATGAAG GTTGCGTCCGTTGGGACGAACGCAGGTCGTGTGGGAGGAATGGATGGAGGTGGTACAGCAAATGCTGGAACGGGAACGACAATCCAGGCGAACATACAACCAAAGACTTCAGTGGCAAACACTGTGCTGCCCCCTCGAATGCCTAATATTCTGCGCCCAGCCAGTTCCGTGTCCACGCAAACTGGCTCCAGCGGTGGACCGGGCGGTCTTGGAATGGGGCAGCTCCAAATGCAGAAAGGCATTGTAAGGCCCCCTAAT CAGGGCAAAGTACGGATTAAGCCAACGATGAACAGGGCATCTCCTGCTCCCAGTATGAAAGCTGATGCTGCCAACCAAACCAAACCTCAACCCATCAGCCCTGCCAACATGCAGCACCAGACTCAGCAGCAACAGCAACTTGCTGCTGTGGCAGCTCAAGTGTCTGTCTCAAA TCGCATGATCCTTACCAGTGCTCCCACCAACGGTGCTCCACTTCTGCCGGACAAGGGGCAACAGCTCACCCTCCAGGCCGTCAAGACGTTCACCTCATCTTCGGCCTCAACTACGTCCACGACCACCTCGACTTCGACGTCGTGTTCGCCTGCCCCCGCCATGCAAATGCCCCTCGGACATCCCACTGCCGTTCTCCTCCCCCACCCATCCCTGCAGGCTCAGCTCATGGGGCAAGCAACGGGGTGCCCTCCCTCCCCTTCCGGCAATGCCAACGGCCCCACCGTGTCAGTGTCGTCCCCCATGAGGCCCCTCGCTGCTCCCACCCCCAGCGGTATTGTTACCTCCATGCCAGTCAGCATGTCAATGGCAGCCCCTCCGTCGTCCCCATCGCACCAATTGCACCAGGTGAACGCCATGCAGCACCAGATGATGCCTTCGATGGTCACCATGGTGGCTGCTGCCCCCTCCCCCAACCAGGGCATGCAAAATGTCCAGGGTTCTTCGCCCCCAGTGTCAGTGGTGACCTCTTCGACTAGCATGGGTCAACCGGGGCCAGTCACCCTTTCCATGGTCACGGGCACGCCCGCGGGCATGGTGAACAGTCAGGTGGCCAGCAAGGAGGAGACGGGCACGTCGTCGTCTCAGGTGGACGTGTCGGTGGGCAGTGTTGGGGATGGTGGTAATCCTGTGATGGTGGTGTCTGAAGAGAGGAGGAATGGTGAGGCAAGCCCTGCACCTGGCATAACGCCCATGGAGGGAGTGGTGGAGACTGGGATCGCTCCTTCACAAACTCCTGAAG ATGTGAATggtgagaaggagaaagggatCAATGGTGTGGCTGAGGCATCAGTTGGAAATACCTCTGTGTCAATGGAGAGTGCAAGCACTGGAGAAGAAGGTAGCACAGCTAAGGGAGATAGCATGCCTGTTGGCTCGTCAAGTTTAGCGAATGGAGTGGCCAGCAGTGGCACTGGAACCCTAACCGGAATGGTCGTCGGAACATCAAGAGATTCACATAAGTTACCCCCACCCAAAGCATTGGTTAAACCTCAAGTACTCACCCATGTCATTGAAGGCTTCGTCATTCAAGAAG catCAGAGCCATTTGCAGTGAACCGCTCGTCATTACTTAGCGAAATGGCTCAACCATCTTTGAAAGCCAGCAATCAGATGATGCCAAACCACAATGGTACTCCACAAGGTGCTCAGGAAAAAGAGAACAATCAGCATCACCTCATGTCCAACCATGTACACGCAACGCAAACATCAAACGAATCTGAAGAGCCTCCTA AGAAAAAGCTGATGCAAGACGTTCAAGTTCAGCCAGCTGCCAAGCTTCCAGCTGATTTGGCTaagtgtgaattttgtggaaaggTGGATCTGCGGTCAAAGTTCAAGAAATCAAAGAGATTCTGCACTTTGGCTTGTGCCAAAAG CAAACGTTCGGGCCTCTACAAACCGGAAGAATCACCATCCAAAAAGGGGGCAGCTCCTGTTTCTGCCGTCAACTCAGTACCCGTCGGAGTCAGTTCAGTCCCTCCCAAGGACCAACAAGGAAAGCAAGACTGGCAGAAATCCAAGAACCAGGAATGG tcTGGTAACCAAGTACCTGTTAAGCCAGATGGTAGCCGCTTGTGTCCAACGACTGTTTCTGCACAAGAGGAAAATAGCCACACAACGGACAATGAGACAAACGACTCGTCTGGGGCGGAGTCATCTTCAATGTCACCCTCAGAAGTTGGCCAAGGGCAGGAATCGACGTCTGCGCGCACGTCTGGTCTGGCTGCTGGTGATCCATCGGATGACAATGCCAACTCTGAAGCATTGTCCTCTGGTACTCAGCAGAATGCAACGCCAAGTACGCCACCACAGCCACGCATAAACCCAATCAAATGGACG GTTTCAGATGTCTGTGAATTCATCAGAAATTTGCCGGGCTGCTCAGACTATGCAGAGGACTTTGCAATACAGGAGATTGATGGCCAGGCTCTTCTACTGCTAAAGGAAGACCATCTTATGACAGCTATGTCTATGAAGTTGGGGCCAGCCCTCAAAATATGTGCACGCATAGACACTATGCGAGGGGACATGAAGGAGAAGTGA